In a single window of the Veillonella sp. genome:
- the yihA gene encoding ribosome biogenesis GTP-binding protein YihA/YsxC: MQKKKKSTKQMGPKPQYTRKEPKGPRIIAAKYNTSCVKADQYPEGDTVEIAFIGRSNVGKSSLINSLCNYRGLALVSGQPGKTKTINYFDVESKEDISETEERRYHWFLVDLPGYGFAKTNKGNRNLWSSFIADYILHSERLMLLCLLIDGRHPEMPIDKVAYDWLVEAGVPLQIVVTKVDKLTAKEKSANLAIIKEMYPTATPPILYSSLKHTGRELLQQRINKVLVGDEA; the protein is encoded by the coding sequence ATGCAAAAAAAGAAAAAATCCACTAAACAAATGGGCCCAAAACCACAATATACACGAAAAGAACCGAAGGGGCCTCGTATTATAGCAGCAAAATATAATACTTCCTGTGTGAAGGCGGATCAATATCCTGAAGGGGATACTGTAGAAATTGCTTTCATCGGACGCTCTAATGTGGGCAAATCTTCGTTGATTAACTCGTTGTGTAATTATCGTGGGTTAGCCCTCGTTAGTGGTCAACCAGGTAAGACAAAGACGATAAACTATTTTGATGTGGAGTCAAAAGAGGATATTTCTGAAACAGAGGAGCGCCGTTATCATTGGTTCCTCGTTGACCTTCCTGGTTATGGATTTGCAAAGACAAATAAAGGAAACCGCAATTTGTGGTCTTCCTTTATTGCCGATTATATTTTACATTCTGAACGATTGATGTTGTTATGTTTACTAATTGATGGTCGTCATCCAGAGATGCCTATTGATAAGGTGGCTTATGACTGGCTCGTTGAAGCTGGTGTACCATTACAAATCGTAGTGACTAAGGTCGATAAATTAACAGCTAAAGAAAAATCTGCTAATTTAGCGATTATTAAAGAAATGTATCCCACTGCAACGCCGCCAATTCTGTATAGCTCTTTGAAGCATACAGGCCGTGAGCTTTTACAACAACGCATCAATAAAGTTCTAGTAGGAGATGAAGCATGA